A genome region from Lactobacillus sp. ESL0791 includes the following:
- a CDS encoding NAD(P)H-dependent oxidoreductase — protein sequence MTTLIIYCHPYEKSFNHAVLEAVTDNLNNIERKYQIIDLYAEHFNPIYDQEELRLFHSGQTHDPLVTDYLALLKECSSIIFIMPLWWNSIPGMLKGFIDKVMKEGPGLSHTISKTGVHGELTNIKHTYVLTSSTSPKFYIRFFSGNAIKHVFMNQTLRQLGMHDRHWLHFGGITNSSLARRKKYLQKISKYQFK from the coding sequence ATGACCACTTTAATCATTTACTGCCATCCCTACGAAAAGAGTTTTAATCATGCAGTGTTGGAAGCCGTCACGGACAACTTGAATAACATAGAAAGAAAATACCAGATAATTGACCTCTATGCCGAACACTTTAACCCGATCTACGATCAGGAAGAGCTGCGCTTATTTCACAGCGGTCAGACCCACGATCCGCTTGTAACTGACTACCTTGCACTTCTTAAAGAATGTTCGTCCATTATCTTCATCATGCCGCTTTGGTGGAACAGCATTCCGGGTATGCTCAAGGGTTTCATCGATAAAGTGATGAAAGAAGGTCCGGGACTGTCGCACACAATTTCAAAAACCGGTGTGCATGGTGAGCTGACCAATATCAAGCATACCTATGTTTTAACAAGCTCCACCTCACCAAAATTCTACATTAGATTTTTTTCCGGCAACGCCATCAAACATGTCTTCATGAATCAGACCCTGCGCCAGCTGGGGATGCACGACCGGCACTGGCTGCACTTTGGCGGCATCACGAATTCTTCTTTAGCCAGAAGGAAAAAATATCTGCAAAAGATCAGCAAGTATCAGTTTAAATAG
- a CDS encoding TetR/AcrR family transcriptional regulator, with amino-acid sequence MENTETELITKTINVIDKQGYQNLSLRKLTSSLGLTTGAFYKHFASKEDLYQKVTSQLSQEFIAQVNLTAPKPANQILQIADYFVQQVELHPNIMNFLFFNEAAVAALNSEVSAYPFLAKIRALIADLDVKSGTSKQDFFIQIWSFIQGYAFLIQNGVTHYDKTLVKTTLQELLGGEK; translated from the coding sequence ATGGAAAATACTGAAACAGAATTAATCACCAAAACTATCAATGTCATCGACAAGCAGGGCTACCAAAACTTGTCCTTGCGCAAACTGACCAGCTCATTGGGCCTAACCACCGGCGCCTTTTACAAGCACTTTGCAAGCAAGGAAGACTTGTACCAAAAAGTTACCAGCCAGCTGTCGCAGGAATTTATTGCCCAGGTTAATTTGACTGCCCCGAAACCCGCTAACCAAATTCTGCAAATTGCCGACTATTTCGTTCAACAGGTTGAGCTGCATCCCAACATCATGAACTTTCTTTTCTTTAACGAAGCGGCCGTTGCTGCCCTCAATTCTGAAGTCAGTGCCTACCCGTTTTTGGCAAAAATACGGGCCCTAATTGCTGACCTAGACGTAAAGTCCGGAACTTCCAAGCAGGACTTCTTCATTCAAATTTGGTCCTTCATTCAGGGCTACGCTTTTCTTATTCAAAACGGTGTGACCCATTACGACAAAACACTTGTCAAAACTACTCTACAGGAATTGCTGGGAGGTGAAAAATAA
- a CDS encoding FAD-dependent oxidoreductase, translating into MHLKDGTYNDQADGHGGPIKVAVTVQNGKIFQVKIIAQSETNGIADSPLAQLPPKIVQQQTYDVDAISGASMTSAGIKNAVKKALVQAGAGVTAHAEKSVKQEKAAATRQITTDVAIIGAGPSGLAAAVTAGEHGLKAVVFEKNANVGGTGSMGMGPLGIDTQIQKDNFNDISVEEAFAEHMNYTHYRVNGALVKKYFAKSAETIKWLQNMGVKFAGAFPYFKGANATWHIVQPEDGSTPGPAAASWMNKRMYHQAEKLGAKFYLKTPAIGLVKTGERLTGLVAQSGNQTYEVSAKFVLVATGGFASNKEMLHDELGLNLNEDFFDFEVPGITGDGLKMMWQAGAKKDKASETVETIFSLPHNIRYFHSDAGLRQPNLLINQNGERFMNEAEMGNTTYTGNALMLQPGHYAYCIMDGQMLDEYMETGVDIVNIVSPGNPFGGIPDEIKRAAAEHYEGIIAANTLAELAEKLAIPTGKLTQVVTDYNKMCAAHQDPQFFKPAKYLRAISGKGGYIVGKFYLAAYATLGGIRTDENMRVFGKHNQIIPGLYCSGQDANTIYGDSYNFTLPGNSMGFAINSGRMAVEAMAEQK; encoded by the coding sequence ATGCATTTAAAAGATGGTACATATAATGACCAGGCTGATGGTCATGGCGGCCCGATAAAGGTTGCTGTTACAGTACAAAATGGCAAAATTTTTCAGGTTAAAATAATTGCGCAATCCGAAACAAACGGAATTGCCGATAGCCCGTTAGCACAGTTGCCCCCAAAAATTGTCCAACAGCAGACTTATGATGTTGATGCAATTAGCGGGGCCTCAATGACTTCTGCGGGCATCAAGAATGCGGTAAAAAAGGCCTTAGTGCAGGCAGGTGCAGGTGTAACTGCGCATGCCGAAAAAAGCGTTAAGCAAGAAAAAGCTGCTGCCACCCGGCAAATTACAACAGACGTTGCAATTATCGGTGCGGGCCCGTCAGGTCTTGCAGCCGCCGTGACAGCTGGCGAGCACGGCTTAAAGGCCGTAGTTTTTGAAAAGAATGCCAATGTCGGCGGCACTGGCAGCATGGGCATGGGGCCACTGGGAATTGACACCCAGATTCAAAAAGATAATTTTAATGATATTTCAGTTGAAGAAGCGTTTGCCGAACACATGAATTATACTCATTACCGGGTCAATGGTGCCTTAGTTAAGAAATATTTTGCTAAGTCTGCCGAAACAATTAAGTGGCTGCAAAACATGGGTGTCAAATTTGCTGGCGCCTTTCCTTATTTTAAGGGCGCAAATGCTACGTGGCATATTGTGCAGCCGGAAGACGGCAGCACTCCAGGCCCTGCTGCCGCATCATGGATGAATAAACGGATGTATCATCAGGCAGAAAAACTGGGAGCAAAATTTTACTTGAAAACACCGGCAATTGGTCTTGTAAAAACAGGTGAAAGACTTACTGGCTTAGTTGCGCAGAGCGGTAATCAGACTTATGAAGTAAGTGCTAAATTTGTGTTGGTAGCCACTGGCGGCTTTGCTTCAAATAAAGAGATGCTGCACGATGAGCTGGGGCTGAACCTAAATGAGGACTTCTTTGACTTTGAGGTTCCTGGAATCACGGGCGACGGTTTAAAGATGATGTGGCAGGCCGGAGCCAAGAAAGACAAGGCTTCAGAAACGGTCGAAACTATTTTTTCATTGCCGCATAATATCCGCTACTTCCACAGTGATGCCGGTCTAAGACAGCCTAACCTGCTGATTAACCAAAACGGCGAACGTTTTATGAACGAAGCCGAAATGGGTAATACGACTTATACCGGCAATGCCTTGATGCTGCAGCCTGGTCATTACGCCTACTGCATCATGGACGGTCAAATGCTGGATGAATATATGGAAACAGGCGTAGATATTGTCAATATCGTTTCCCCTGGCAATCCTTTTGGCGGGATTCCAGATGAAATTAAGCGGGCAGCTGCTGAACATTATGAAGGAATTATTGCAGCTAACACTTTAGCCGAATTAGCCGAAAAGTTAGCTATTCCGACTGGTAAATTGACTCAGGTGGTCACCGACTATAATAAGATGTGTGCTGCCCACCAAGATCCGCAATTCTTCAAACCAGCAAAATATTTGCGAGCAATTAGCGGTAAAGGCGGTTATATTGTGGGGAAATTTTATCTTGCGGCCTATGCTACTTTGGGCGGAATTCGCACTGATGAAAACATGCGCGTCTTTGGCAAACACAATCAAATTATTCCAGGTTTGTATTGCTCAGGTCAGGATGCTAACACGATTTACGGCGATAGCTACAATTTCACACTGCCAGGTAATTCAATGGGCTTTGCGATCAATTCGGGCAGAATGGCCGTTGAAGCGATGGCCGAGCAAAAGTAG
- a CDS encoding Cof-type HAD-IIB family hydrolase, protein MTIKLVAIDMDGTLLNSQGKIQLSTVVAVKKALTRDVKIVLCSGRPFAGLTAHLKELGISGPDEYVVTLNGAITQNTAGKVITEDLIPTSCYRQMTAFSVAHCLPVNIVDTSSRIITPNHNIDLMVYIQAYENLAPLYVRTPDELAPDHEIAKGCFVGSKELLDKYETQVKQKFDEKLTVARTDKHFIELINPAVNKGNGLRELCQALGIPANSVMAIGDERNDISMFDFAGIAICMGNGHAEAKKHADYVTTSNDADGISNAFAKFIFKN, encoded by the coding sequence ATGACAATCAAATTAGTAGCTATTGACATGGATGGCACATTATTAAATTCTCAAGGTAAAATTCAGCTCAGTACTGTCGTGGCTGTTAAGAAGGCATTAACTCGCGATGTCAAAATCGTGCTTTGCTCCGGCCGACCATTTGCAGGGCTCACGGCTCATTTAAAAGAGCTGGGCATCAGTGGCCCCGATGAATACGTCGTTACCCTGAACGGGGCAATTACCCAAAACACTGCTGGTAAAGTAATCACCGAAGATCTGATCCCGACCAGCTGCTACCGGCAAATGACCGCTTTTTCCGTGGCTCACTGCCTGCCCGTCAACATCGTGGATACCTCTTCGCGCATCATCACCCCTAACCACAACATTGACTTAATGGTTTACATCCAGGCCTACGAAAATCTGGCACCGCTCTATGTGCGCACGCCTGATGAGCTGGCTCCCGATCACGAAATTGCCAAGGGCTGCTTTGTCGGCAGCAAAGAATTGCTTGACAAATATGAAACACAGGTCAAGCAGAAATTCGATGAAAAGTTAACCGTTGCCCGTACCGACAAACATTTTATTGAATTGATTAACCCGGCGGTTAACAAAGGCAACGGCCTGCGGGAATTATGCCAGGCCCTAGGCATCCCCGCTAACAGCGTGATGGCCATCGGCGACGAACGCAACGACATTTCCATGTTTGACTTTGCTGGCATTGCTATCTGCATGGGCAACGGCCACGCAGAAGCAAAAAAGCACGCCGATTATGTCACCACCTCAAATGATGCGGACGGAATCAGCAATGCTTTCGCCAAATTTATTTTTAAAAATTAA
- a CDS encoding GNAT family N-acetyltransferase yields MAVYTRLAKSEDLPAIMKIIAQAKELLKQDGSPQWQDGQPNAEMFTEDIRLKRAYVLVVDEQVAGVATLMTTPEPSYQEIQGAWNNAVAPYATIHRIAISAIYRGRNLAAIFISTLLSRGYELGLRNFRIDTHALNKRMQSVIRKAGYSYRGIIYVNPTKDGARYAYELNLE; encoded by the coding sequence ATGGCAGTTTACACGCGTTTAGCTAAAAGTGAAGATTTACCTGCGATAATGAAGATTATTGCGCAGGCCAAGGAATTATTAAAACAGGATGGCAGCCCGCAGTGGCAGGACGGCCAGCCAAATGCGGAAATGTTTACCGAGGATATCCGCCTGAAACGTGCCTATGTTCTGGTGGTTGATGAGCAAGTTGCGGGGGTGGCGACCTTGATGACCACGCCTGAACCGAGCTACCAGGAAATTCAGGGTGCGTGGAATAATGCCGTCGCACCGTACGCAACGATTCATCGGATTGCTATTTCCGCTATTTACCGCGGCCGCAATCTGGCAGCAATTTTTATCTCTACTTTGCTGTCGCGCGGTTATGAACTGGGCCTGCGCAATTTTCGCATTGATACGCATGCGCTCAACAAGCGGATGCAAAGTGTGATTAGGAAGGCGGGCTATTCTTACCGCGGGATTATTTACGTTAATCCGACGAAAGACGGCGCGCGGTATGCTTATGAGCTTAATTTGGAATAA
- a CDS encoding SEC10/PgrA surface exclusion domain-containing protein → MKKSKLVVTALSTLFLFTGTTLTTANQIQTVQAARTQGHVFVRGKKNIRLYKGNGKSSHYFAVPKKKYAYSAKKYLKIGRKKYLAYRIGNQSQWLLAKKARVVKHQNKPEPKPQEPATAYQEAKMKMPDGYTRSELLKAYQGHPSPAFILASMKGMDNNNFSRSQISESKEDDDTIINPAALTLDQSLELSQFSLRLINEARSDLGLRPWTYSLGTQKLADDISNEYTQNNKTIQDGHYVQGIVRACKANGLNLDDNYIEDMAGFYNLNQTMSITEMKKNIYFGLKQMLFGYTGSGEEQRAQQDYYQEWEHAGDLFNTQGSTHDGDYDYFGFSISRNNNIYSLHFINVATFIVDSKKYNTSFKP, encoded by the coding sequence ATGAAAAAAAGCAAATTAGTTGTAACTGCTTTGAGTACGCTCTTTTTATTTACAGGAACAACATTAACTACGGCTAATCAAATTCAAACCGTTCAGGCCGCTAGGACGCAGGGCCATGTATTTGTCAGAGGAAAGAAAAATATTCGGCTGTACAAGGGAAATGGCAAGAGTTCGCACTATTTTGCCGTTCCCAAGAAAAAATATGCTTATTCGGCCAAGAAATATTTGAAGATTGGCAGGAAAAAGTATTTGGCATACAGAATCGGCAACCAATCCCAGTGGCTGTTGGCCAAAAAAGCGCGGGTCGTCAAGCATCAAAATAAGCCGGAGCCCAAGCCGCAGGAACCAGCAACGGCTTACCAAGAAGCCAAGATGAAGATGCCCGATGGCTATACCAGAAGCGAGCTGCTCAAGGCCTATCAAGGACATCCCAGCCCAGCATTTATCCTTGCCTCAATGAAAGGCATGGATAATAACAACTTCAGCCGCAGCCAGATTTCCGAGAGCAAGGAGGACGATGATACAATTATTAATCCGGCTGCCCTTACCTTGGATCAGAGCTTAGAGTTGTCTCAGTTTTCCTTGCGTCTGATTAATGAGGCGAGAAGCGATCTTGGCCTGCGGCCGTGGACCTACAGCCTGGGAACGCAAAAATTGGCGGACGATATCTCCAATGAATACACGCAAAATAATAAAACAATTCAGGATGGTCATTACGTTCAAGGCATTGTCCGTGCTTGCAAGGCCAATGGCTTAAACCTTGATGACAATTATATTGAGGATATGGCCGGTTTTTATAATCTGAACCAAACGATGTCAATCACCGAAATGAAAAAAAACATTTACTTCGGTTTGAAACAAATGCTCTTTGGTTATACCGGCAGCGGCGAAGAACAGCGGGCTCAGCAGGATTATTATCAAGAATGGGAACATGCTGGTGACCTGTTTAACACACAAGGTTCCACACATGATGGTGATTACGACTATTTTGGCTTTAGCATCTCCCGTAATAATAATATTTATTCGCTGCACTTCATCAACGTGGCAACATTTATTGTCGACAGTAAGAAGTACAATACATCTTTTAAGCCGTAA